The Malus sylvestris chromosome 14, drMalSylv7.2, whole genome shotgun sequence genome segment GATGGAGTAAGTGTGGCTAAGGTACTCTCTGCTGCTTCTGGGGCGTCGTTGGGCCGCACTGTTGCGTTGCCTAGGCTAGGTGTGAATTCTGCCACGAAATCcgccaaggcttgggcctttatcgCTGTGCGAGGTTGGAAAACTAAAccatattggccaagttccaatgcCCATTTCATCACTCGTTGAGAAGCGTCCGGACCATGTAATATTGATCGTAAGGGATATTGAGTCATAACAATGACTGTATGAGCTTGAAAGTAGGGTCTGAGCTTCCGAGCCGCAACAACTAacgccaaaattaattttttgatcTTCGGATATCTTGTTTCtgcatcgagaagagctttagaagtgtagaataccggcagttgggcccccagctcttctcgtatgagagCAGAGCTCACTGCTACCTCGGAAACTgccaaataaatatataaatcctccgctgcttccggcttggatagtaagggaggtgatgtgAGATAACTCTTCAAGTCTTGGAAAGCTTTTTCGCATTCTTCATCCCATTTGTTTCTTTGTGCCCTCTTGATAGCTTTGAAAAAGGGTTTGCATCGATCGGTGGATCGTGAGAGGAAGCGATTGAGGGCGGCTGCTCGTCcggtcaagctttggatctccttcaaggtagttggagatttcatctctatgattgcttggatttgcttgggatgtgcctcaattcctcgttgggttactaagtaccctaggaatcGACCTGAAGATACTCCAAACGTGCACTTGGTGgggttgagcttcatcttgtaccTTCTAAGGATATTGAAAGCTTCTGCTAAATTGCGAATGTGATCTGATCGCTGCTTGCCCTTTACCATGATATCGTCGACatagacctccatggttaccccaatttgctttttgaacatcatatttactaacctttggtaagtggctcccgcgttcttgaggccaaaaggcatgaccttgtagcagtaagTGCCTCGCTCTATCACGAACGCAGTTTTCTCCTTGTCGGGCTCATgcatggctatttggttgtagccGGAGTATGCGTCTAAGAAACTAAGTAACTGGTTTCCAGAAGTTGAATCTACTAATAGATCAATCCGGGGGACAGGATAATGGtcttttgggcatgctttgttgaggtcagtgtagtctacgcaaaccctccatttgcccttctctttcttcatgacTAGTACGACATTAGCAAGCCATGCCGAGTGTGCTACCTCTTCTATGAAACCGGCCTCCAATAGTTTGTCGATTTCTGCCTCGATGATCGCTACTCGTTCGGGAGCGAAATGTCTTCTTTTTTGAATTACCGGTTTGGCAGTTGGATCGACGTGCAGCTTGTGGCAGGCCACTTTGGGATCAATACCGGGCATGTCGGATGGTGACCATGCGAAGATATCTCGGTTTTTCCTAAGGAAAATTGTGAGTTCTTCCTTCTCATCTGGGCTTAGTCATGAGCCAATTTTAGCCGTCTTTTCCGGCTGctggggatcaagaatgatgtcttcggcgtcctcttcgggtttccatcctatCCTGTCTGCTTGGGTGCCATCTTCTCGATCCACctgctgtaattgctatttggcAATTTCTTTGCCCTTTTGGACTTCGGTAACCTCTACGGGGGTAAaggtctttttctttgtttcttttaacATTTGCACAGTGCATCGTCGGGATGAAGCCTGGTCAGACTTGATCTCTCCGACTCCTCCTCCCGGGATGCGGAATCGgattttttgatacttgacgGAAGTGACAGCATCCAGCTTGATCAACCAAGGTCTCCCAAGAATCCCATTGTAGGGAGATGGGTCGCTTACAATCGTGAATGTTTGCTTTGAGACGACTGGCGGTGTTTTTACGTCAAGTATGATATGACCGATGGCAGTTGAGGTGTGTCCGTTGAATCCAGTAAGTACCTCTGCCCGGCGTATGATTGTACtttccaggcccatcttctGAATGACTGAAAGTTGAAGTAGGTTGACCGCACTTCCATTGTCAACCATCATCCTGTCGACTATAGCATGGGCTAGTTGGACAGATACTACTAATGCATCGTCGTGTGGGAAGTCGACTCCTTCTGCATCCTGCTCCGTGAAGCCAATGATAGGTCCAGGTTGGGTACCGACTGCATGAACTTGTGAGATTAGTAAGGCCTGctggatcttcctctttttgGAGTTATTAGTAGCCCCTAAGTGCTCGGACTCAGCGAAAATGCCATTGATTCGAATCGTCTTAGTTGGTGGCTCCTCATCTCCGTCTGCATTCCTTTTTTGCTGCTCAGCTGGCTTGTCCAAATATCTATCGACTTTGCCTTCTTTCACGAGTTTctctaggtagttcttccaagtgtagcaATCGTTGGTTGTGTGACCGGGACCTCGGTGGAATGCACAATACTTAGTGTGgtccaacttggaagtatctcctTTTGACTGCTTCGGCAACTTGAACCATGGTTCATTCTTGACGTCAcgaaggatttgatgaatcggaaTTGAGAACTTAGAATAGTTGTTGGTCAT includes the following:
- the LOC126599016 gene encoding uncharacterized protein LOC126599016; this encodes MIMKEDLTLADSFALAEKHALWDEARQAEKAPEQPRKELAATQKKDEKQPNKGRQEFKRRDQPTTKEGPMTNNYSKFSIPIHQILRDVKNEPWFKLPKQSKGDTSKLDHTKYCAFHRGPGHTTNDCYTWKNYLEKLVKEGKVDRYLDKPAEQQKRNADGDEEPPTKTIRINGIFAESEHLGATNNSKKRKIQQALLISQVHAVGTQPGPIIGFTEQDAEGVDFPHDDALVVSVQLAHAIVDRMMVDNGSAVNLLQLSVIQKMGLESTIIRRAEVLTGFNGHTSTAIGHIILDVKTPPVVSKQTFTIVSDPSPYNGILGRPWLIKLDAVTSVKYQKIRFRIPGGGVGEIKSDQASSRRCTVQMLKETKKKTFTPVEVTEVQKGKEIAK